Proteins from a genomic interval of Lolium perenne isolate Kyuss_39 chromosome 1, Kyuss_2.0, whole genome shotgun sequence:
- the LOC127329388 gene encoding putative F-box/LRR-repeat protein 22, whose protein sequence is MEGKYETLTYGTAAPSSSRREDHVASPGKWRDWASLPRDVLYVVLSKLPQTEILGAAVLVCSPWRRLALEEHLLWRRIDLRLWDEKERHPDGWKAMALAALERSAGRCESFKGHVDADVLVHLANRAPLLRKLNVTGWPYIKDKKLVRDIIKKLPLLERLVLSDGRFQEELLLALLDYCPRLELLDLTDSWPTFRVWEEPINTTIQNCNIKYLCMPLEVLD, encoded by the exons ATGGAGGGGAAATACGAAACCCTAACCTACGGCACCGCCGCCCCTTCCTCTTCGCGCCGCGAGGACCATGTTGCATCGCCGGGCAAGTGGAGGGACTGGGCGTCGCTACCCCGGGACGTCCTATACGTCGTTCTCAGCAAACTCCCGCAGACGGAAATCCTCGGCGCTGCAGTGCTCGTGTGCTCGCCATGGCGGCGGCTAGCcttggaggagcacctgctgtgGCGGCGCATCGATCTACGTCTGTGGGACGAGAAAGAGCGGCACCCGGACGGATGGAAGGCCATGGCTCTCGCCGCACTGGAGCGCAGCGCCGGCAGGTGCGAGTCGTTCAAAGGCCACGTGGACGCCGACGTCCTAGTCCACCTCGCCAACAG AGCGCCATTGCTGAGGAAGCTCAATGTCACAGGCTGGCCTTACATCAAGGACAAAAAACTCGTCAGGGACATCATCAAGAAGCTCCCTCTCCTGGAGCGCCTCGTGCTCTCGGACGGCCGTTTCCAGGAAGAGCTACTTCTTGCCCTTCTTGACTACTGCCCACGCCTTGAGCTGCTAGATCTCACTGACTCTTGGCCAACGTTTAGGGTCTGGGAAGAGCCTATTAACACGACGATCCAGAACTGCAACATCAAATACCTCTGCATGCCACTCGAGGTTTTGGACTAG